One genomic window of Candidatus Pseudobacter hemicellulosilyticus includes the following:
- a CDS encoding cobalamin B12-binding domain-containing protein: MKRPIRVLVAKVGLDGHDRGAKVIATALRDAGMEVIYTGLRQTPEMVVNAALQEDVDAIGISILSGAHMTVFPKVIQLMKEKNLDDVLLTGGGIIPDDDMQQLYNLGVGQLFAPGTTTSDIADYIKSWVTKHRAF, translated from the coding sequence ATGAAACGCCCCATCAGAGTACTGGTTGCCAAGGTTGGCCTGGATGGCCACGACCGCGGCGCCAAAGTTATCGCCACCGCGTTGCGCGATGCCGGCATGGAAGTGATCTATACCGGCCTGCGGCAAACCCCTGAAATGGTTGTGAATGCTGCACTACAGGAAGATGTGGACGCCATCGGCATCAGCATCCTTTCAGGAGCACATATGACCGTGTTCCCGAAAGTGATCCAGCTCATGAAAGAAAAAAACCTGGATGATGTACTGCTCACCGGCGGTGGCATTATCCCGGACGACGATATGCAGCAGCTCTATAACCTGGGCGTGGGCCAGCTCTTTGCTCCCGGCACCACTACCAGCGATATCGCCGACTACATCAAAAGCTGGGTAACAAAACACCGCGCGTTTTAA
- a CDS encoding enoyl-CoA hydratase-related protein, protein MAYETLLTHLDNGIFTITINRPDKLNAINKTVMEELRLAVEEVYSNPEIRSAIITGAGPKAFVAGADISEFLGLTKEEGTALAQKGHDIFFKIEQSPKPIVAAVNGFALGGGCELALSCHFIIASENAKFGQPEVNLGVVPGYGGTQRLTQVAGKGRAMEMILSAKMISAQEAMSYGIANSVVPFDELLPKVKEILTTINTKGPIALAKAIACINNFDHTRQGYDFEVQQFGECFATEDMKEGATAFLEKRKANFQGK, encoded by the coding sequence ATGGCTTACGAAACTTTGCTCACCCACCTCGACAACGGCATCTTCACCATCACCATCAACAGGCCCGATAAACTGAACGCCATCAATAAGACAGTGATGGAAGAACTCCGCCTGGCCGTAGAAGAAGTGTACAGCAACCCGGAGATCCGCTCCGCCATTATCACCGGCGCAGGTCCCAAAGCATTTGTAGCAGGCGCAGATATCAGTGAATTCCTGGGCCTCACCAAAGAAGAGGGTACCGCCCTCGCTCAGAAAGGTCATGACATCTTCTTCAAAATAGAACAATCGCCCAAACCCATCGTGGCTGCCGTGAATGGCTTTGCCCTCGGTGGCGGCTGCGAGCTGGCCCTCTCCTGCCACTTCATCATTGCCAGTGAGAACGCTAAATTCGGACAGCCTGAAGTGAACCTCGGCGTAGTGCCCGGTTATGGCGGCACCCAGCGATTGACGCAGGTAGCCGGCAAAGGCCGCGCCATGGAAATGATCCTCTCCGCTAAAATGATCAGCGCCCAGGAAGCCATGAGCTATGGCATCGCCAACTCCGTGGTGCCCTTTGATGAGCTGCTGCCCAAAGTGAAAGAGATCCTGACCACTATCAATACCAAAGGCCCCATCGCCCTGGCCAAGGCTATTGCCTGCATCAATAACTTTGATCATACCAGGCAAGGCTATGATTTCGAAGTACAGCAGTTTGGAGAATGTTTCGCCACAGAAGATATGAAAGAAGGCGCTACCGCTTTCCTGGAGAAAAGGAAAGCCAATTTCCAGGGAAAATAA